In Balaenoptera ricei isolate mBalRic1 chromosome 7, mBalRic1.hap2, whole genome shotgun sequence, a single window of DNA contains:
- the FRZB gene encoding secreted frizzled-related protein 3 translates to MCEVRCFCQRERGINRCCGPRRFRRRERAESCRSGRGGGGWSSAKLVVPHWGNLIQGSCEIAGGGEVPRSLCPLPGGEEETAERASWRPRHCCTLPRPAGIMVCGSPGGMLLLRAGLLALAALCLLRVPGARAAACEPVRIPLCKSLPWNMTKMPNHLHHSTQANAILAIEQFEGLLGTHCSPDLLFFLCAMYAPICTIDFQHEPIKPCKSVCERARQGCEPILIKYRHSWPESLACEELPVYDRGVCISPEAIVTADGADFPMDSSNGNCRGASSERCKCKPIRATQKTYFRNNYNYVIRAKVKEVKIKCHDVTAVVEVKEILKASLVNIPRDTVNLYTSSGCLCPPLNVNEEYLIMGYEDEERSRLLLVEGSIAEKWKDRLGKKVKRWDLKLHHLGLNKSDSSHSDSTQSQKSGRNANPRQARN, encoded by the exons ATGTGCGAAGTCCGATGCTTCTGCCAGAGGGAGCGAGGAATAAATAGATGCTGCGGCCCCAGAAGGTTTAGACGTCGGGAAAGAGCAGAGAGCTgcaggagcggcaggggcggcggcGGCTGGAGCTCGGCGAAGCTCGTGGTACCCCATTGGGGGAATTTGATCCAAGGAAGCTGTGAGATTGCCGGGGGAGGAGAAGTTCCCAGATCATTGTGTCCACTTCcagggggggaggaggagacggCGGAGCGGGCCTCTTGGCGTCCTCGGCACTGCTGCACCCTGCCCCGTCCCGCCGGGATCATGGTCTGCGGCAGCCCGGGAGGGATGCTGCTGCTGCGGGCCGGGCTGCTCGCCCTGGCTGCGCTCTGCCTGCTCCGCGTGCCCGGAGCTCGGGCGGCAGCCTGTGAGCCCGTCCGCATCCCGCTGTGCAAGTCCCTGCCCTGGAACATGACCAAGATGCCCAACCACCTGCACCACAGCACCCAGGCCAACGCCATCCTGGCCATCGAGCAGTTCGAAGGTCTACTGGGCACCCACTGCAGCCCGGAtctgctcttcttcctctgcGCCATGTACGCGCCCATCTGCACCATTGACTTCCAGCACGAGCCCATCAAGCCCTGCAAGTCTGTGTGCGAGCGGGCCCGGCAGGGCTGCGAGCCCATCCTCATCAAGTACCGCCACTCGTGGCCGGAAAGCCTGGCCTGTGAGGAGCTGCCGGTTTATGACCGCGGCGTGTGCATCTCTCCCGAGGCCATCGTCACTGCAGACGGAGCCG ATTTTCCTATGGATTCTAGTAATGGAAACTGTAGAGGGGCAAGCAGTG aacGCTGCAAATGTAAACCTATCAGAGCTACACAGAAGACCTATTTCCGAAACAATTACAACTATG TCATTCGGGCTAAAGTTAAAGAAGTAAAGATCAAGTGCCATGATGTGACTGCAGTAGTGGAGGTGAAGGAGATTTTAAAGGCTTCTCTGGTAAACATTCCAAGGGACACTGTTAACCTTTACACCAGCTCCGGTTGCCTGTGTCCTCCACTTAACGTCAATGAGGAGTATCTCATCATGGGCTATGAAGATGAGGAACGCTCCAG attactGTTGGTGGAAGGTTCTATTGCTGAGAAATGGAAGGATCGACTTGGTAAAAAAGTTAAG CGCTGGGATCTGAAGCTCCATCATCTTGGACTGAATAAAAGCGATTCTAGCCATAGTGATTCCACTCAGAGTCAGAAGTCTGGTAGGAACGCTAACCCCCGGCAAGCACGCAACTAA